A stretch of the Ammoniphilus sp. CFH 90114 genome encodes the following:
- a CDS encoding sigma 54-interacting transcriptional regulator — MDSTLSLQEMWNSLFDSILFLTEEGVVHSLNRPASRLFTGGQQSLIGSSILELIPSEELRRSLLKKSTVTGIPISLGTQQHVGNLSFLESGYYLLVLKNMTQVHQLQHQLMEANEQKQAFDMILDHLEEGICAVDPHGTVIFYNRKMGEIDMLEPESVRTRRIQEIWNVEESNSTLLTCLRTGRILNQRETHFTTNGKAVTTLTKTIPIYIENKKLGALEISKDITEQKQLTETIMQMQKRGSKEDSVSVPRTLSEKNNTRFHFESIKYSSREMRQTVEQARRSARSASNILIVGETGTGKELFAQSIHNESPRKNKPFIAQNCAALPETLLEGLLLGTTAGSFTGAVDRAGLLEQAQGGTLLLDEINSMSPDLQAKLLRVLQERKIQRLGSSKILDIDVRVIATMNEDPMQAISHQRLREDLYYRLGVVNIVIPPLRNRKDDIPILIDHFLAKHAPTLDVVVDGMEDDVFHFLLHYSWPGNVRQLEHVIEGCLNLIYDESRIGYDHLPPGLKTKMLQQTLPDTRQDIEPSNGTLPEQLEKLERLIIDRALKDSRGNVTKASEQLGISRQNLNYKLKKFHFQS, encoded by the coding sequence ATGGACTCTACCCTATCTTTACAGGAGATGTGGAATTCCTTGTTCGACAGCATCCTTTTTCTCACTGAGGAAGGAGTCGTCCACTCTCTCAACCGACCCGCTAGCCGTCTTTTTACAGGGGGGCAGCAATCGCTTATAGGCTCCTCTATATTGGAACTTATACCATCAGAGGAGTTGAGAAGAAGTCTTCTAAAAAAGTCTACCGTGACCGGAATTCCAATTTCTCTCGGCACCCAACAACATGTAGGCAACCTTTCCTTTTTAGAGTCTGGGTATTACCTACTTGTACTTAAAAACATGACACAAGTTCATCAGCTCCAACATCAGCTAATGGAAGCAAACGAGCAAAAACAAGCTTTCGATATGATTCTAGATCATTTGGAAGAAGGCATTTGTGCGGTCGACCCCCATGGAACGGTCATTTTCTACAATCGAAAGATGGGCGAAATTGATATGCTTGAACCAGAATCGGTAAGAACAAGGAGAATACAAGAGATTTGGAACGTAGAGGAATCAAACAGTACTCTTCTGACCTGTCTTCGAACGGGACGTATCCTCAATCAACGCGAGACTCATTTCACCACCAATGGGAAAGCTGTCACTACGCTAACTAAAACCATCCCAATTTATATAGAGAATAAAAAACTTGGGGCACTAGAGATTTCAAAAGATATTACAGAACAAAAACAACTCACGGAAACTATTATGCAAATGCAAAAACGAGGTTCAAAAGAGGATTCGGTATCCGTCCCCCGAACTCTGTCAGAAAAAAACAATACTAGATTTCACTTTGAAAGTATTAAGTACTCTAGCAGAGAAATGAGGCAAACCGTAGAGCAGGCTCGTCGCTCCGCACGCTCGGCGTCTAATATCCTGATTGTTGGAGAGACCGGAACGGGTAAAGAACTTTTTGCTCAGAGCATTCACAATGAGAGTCCAAGAAAGAACAAGCCATTTATTGCACAAAATTGTGCAGCCCTACCTGAAACCCTCCTGGAAGGGTTGCTTTTGGGCACAACAGCAGGGAGTTTCACTGGCGCAGTTGATCGAGCAGGTTTGTTAGAACAAGCCCAAGGAGGAACACTTCTCCTTGATGAAATTAACTCCATGAGTCCAGATTTGCAAGCAAAACTGCTCCGCGTTCTTCAAGAGCGAAAAATCCAACGTTTAGGCTCATCAAAAATCTTGGATATTGACGTTCGCGTTATTGCAACGATGAATGAAGATCCTATGCAGGCTATTTCCCACCAGCGCTTGCGCGAGGATCTGTATTATAGACTAGGTGTTGTGAATATTGTTATTCCACCTTTACGTAATCGTAAGGATGACATTCCCATACTAATCGACCATTTTCTCGCTAAGCATGCTCCTACTTTAGACGTTGTGGTAGATGGCATGGAAGATGATGTTTTTCATTTTCTTCTACATTATTCCTGGCCAGGTAATGTTCGTCAGCTAGAACACGTTATTGAGGGATGTTTAAATCTCATCTATGACGAAAGTAGAATTGGCTATGACCACCTTCCCCCTGGTCTCAAAACAAAAATGCTTCAGCAAACATTGCCTGACACAAGACAAGACATTGAGCCATCGAACGGTACCTTGCCAGAACAACTAGAAAAACTAGAACGTCTGATCATTGACAGAGCATTAAAGGACTCCAGAGGAAATGTAACCAAAGCGAGTGAACAGCTTGGGATTTCTAGACAGAATTTGAATTACAAGTTGAAAAAATTTCACTTCCAATCATAA
- a CDS encoding aspartate aminotransferase family protein produces MSNPFLVMEDQLIANALKIRFFPITVQSAKGTRLTDPNGKEYLDLTAGWAVAGIGYSHQRISQVIKEQYDTLSFTSQLSAPEQTMVALANKLVEITPGNFSKKVWFGHSGSDANDCIAKLVPLAKKRSRMISFMGSYHGQTMGSLSLSGHPAQSMFIGSGNVIKIPYPNPYRPPFGETNRLTDQVLQYLEDEVFRTVCPPEQTAGLIIEGIQSDGGLIVPPDDFLPRLEKLCKHYDIALIFDEVKVGMGRTGKWFSYEHTGVTPDATVLGKSLGAGLPLSAVVARQEILDVGSGIHMFTTSGNPVCSRAALENIAILEEEFLLKQAQENGDYFMKLLKELQTKVEWIGDVRGHGLAIGIELVEDRITKTPATEKTAAICYRCYELGLLVFYVGIHSNVIEITPPLTITKEEIEHAVSVLEQAFTDLAYGKIDMDLVKSSQDGS; encoded by the coding sequence ATGTCTAACCCATTTCTAGTTATGGAAGATCAACTTATTGCTAACGCACTAAAGATCCGTTTCTTCCCTATCACGGTTCAATCTGCAAAAGGTACGAGATTAACAGATCCCAATGGTAAAGAATATTTAGACTTGACTGCTGGGTGGGCGGTTGCCGGAATTGGCTATAGTCATCAACGAATAAGTCAGGTTATCAAAGAACAGTACGATACCTTGTCTTTTACGTCACAATTGTCGGCACCTGAACAAACCATGGTGGCCTTAGCTAACAAATTAGTAGAAATCACTCCAGGAAATTTCTCTAAAAAGGTATGGTTTGGGCATTCCGGTTCAGACGCGAATGACTGTATTGCAAAACTGGTTCCACTGGCTAAAAAACGATCACGTATGATCTCCTTTATGGGTTCTTATCACGGTCAAACCATGGGGTCGCTCTCCTTATCCGGACACCCTGCCCAATCCATGTTTATCGGAAGTGGAAACGTTATCAAAATTCCTTATCCGAATCCTTATCGACCTCCATTTGGAGAAACCAATCGATTGACTGATCAAGTCCTACAGTATCTTGAAGACGAAGTTTTCCGTACTGTATGTCCGCCAGAACAGACTGCTGGGCTGATAATAGAAGGAATTCAAAGTGACGGTGGGTTAATTGTTCCACCCGATGATTTTCTTCCACGACTTGAAAAACTATGCAAGCACTATGACATCGCTTTGATCTTTGATGAAGTCAAAGTTGGTATGGGCCGAACAGGGAAATGGTTCTCTTATGAGCATACAGGTGTTACGCCGGACGCTACCGTCTTAGGCAAGTCTCTTGGTGCCGGGCTTCCCCTTAGTGCCGTTGTGGCTAGGCAAGAAATCCTTGATGTCGGATCAGGTATTCATATGTTCACAACTAGTGGCAATCCTGTTTGTAGTCGCGCAGCCCTAGAGAATATAGCAATCCTTGAAGAAGAGTTCTTACTGAAACAAGCACAAGAAAATGGCGACTATTTTATGAAGTTGTTAAAAGAACTTCAAACGAAGGTAGAGTGGATAGGAGACGTTCGAGGACATGGCCTTGCTATCGGTATCGAATTAGTAGAAGATCGCATCACAAAAACCCCAGCAACGGAGAAAACAGCCGCAATCTGCTACCGATGCTATGAGCTTGGTTTGCTAGTCTTTTATGTTGGCATTCACAGCAATGTGATCGAGATCACTCCTCCTCTTACCATCACTAAGGAGGAAATCGAGCATGCTGTATCCGTGTTAGAACAAGCCTTTACCGACCTGGCTTATGGAAAGATTGATATGGATTTGGTAAAAAGTTCGCAGGATGGTAGCTAA
- a CDS encoding metallophosphoesterase: MWGIITTVFLGLYGLMSYYIGSRGWYTLGKQAPRPYQILYWIFFLLLILSFPLAELGEEVLPITIAPVLTIWGGYSMVAVSYLFLLLLVTDLIRLLDKRIAFLPVIIRDHKKTPLTLGFLLVCLVLIVVVYGSWNARNPIVKEYDLTVYKNAGPLDQLHIALVSDLHYGPIIDTKRIERMVEMVKDLQPDIILLAGDITDGSLLPEQGAKLAAVLARLQSPMGTYIVPGNHDRDLRDDQSELMNELIESGITVLKDNYITIGDHFHLIGRDDPNRRRGVDRMELEELLVGTDPSKPLILLDHQPLDLSRAQELGIDLQLSGHTHRGQIFPANLITGQIYEIDWGLLKKDAYHLIVSSGFGTWGPPLRIGNRPEVVSIKIDFH; encoded by the coding sequence ATGTGGGGAATAATTACTACAGTATTTTTAGGTTTATATGGTCTAATGAGTTATTACATAGGGAGCAGGGGGTGGTATACCCTTGGCAAACAGGCGCCACGTCCCTACCAGATACTCTATTGGATCTTTTTTCTTTTACTCATTTTATCCTTCCCCCTAGCTGAGCTAGGGGAGGAAGTGTTGCCTATTACCATTGCTCCGGTTCTTACCATCTGGGGAGGGTACTCCATGGTGGCGGTTTCCTATCTATTTTTGCTGCTTCTGGTTACTGATTTAATAAGGTTATTGGATAAAAGGATTGCCTTTTTACCAGTCATAATCAGAGATCATAAAAAAACTCCACTGACCTTAGGTTTTTTGCTTGTGTGCCTCGTGTTAATTGTAGTAGTTTACGGCAGTTGGAATGCTCGAAATCCCATAGTGAAAGAGTATGACTTAACCGTATATAAGAATGCAGGACCACTTGATCAACTACACATTGCATTGGTTTCCGATCTACATTATGGCCCTATTATAGATACGAAGAGAATTGAACGAATGGTGGAAATGGTTAAGGATCTACAACCAGACATCATTTTACTTGCTGGGGATATTACGGATGGGAGTCTTCTACCGGAACAAGGAGCGAAATTGGCTGCTGTATTAGCGCGACTGCAATCCCCAATGGGAACATACATTGTTCCTGGCAATCATGACCGCGACCTCCGGGATGACCAAAGTGAACTTATGAATGAGTTAATAGAATCGGGTATTACTGTGTTAAAGGATAATTATATTACTATAGGAGACCATTTTCACCTAATAGGTAGAGATGATCCTAATCGGCGTAGGGGAGTTGATCGGATGGAACTAGAGGAACTGCTTGTGGGAACAGATCCGTCAAAACCTTTGATCTTATTAGATCATCAGCCACTAGATCTCTCCCGGGCTCAGGAGCTTGGGATTGACTTGCAACTTTCTGGTCATACCCACAGGGGACAGATCTTTCCAGCGAATCTGATCACAGGGCAAATCTATGAAATAGATTGGGGTTTACTTAAAAAGGATGCCTATCATCTAATTGTATCTTCAGGTTTTGGCACTTGGGGTCCGCCTTTAAGAATAGGAAATCGACCGGAAGTTGTAAGTATAAAGATTGATTTTCATTAA
- a CDS encoding transporter substrate-binding domain-containing protein, translating into MNKSRLLKGVLALSLFASGYFAAAATPYANANSDQSVKVIVDGKGVTGQLVEGHAVVSARAMADALGRVVTWDSKENTVQIESRLDTIIKRGVIRIGTTGDYKPFTYLNPETNTYEGHDIDTAKQLAKDLGVEVEFVQTSWRRLMDDLLADKFDIAMGGISRTLERQKKAQLTTPYLDYGKSPLIRPEDKDKFTSLDAIDQPGVKIGVNPGGTNQKFVNEHIKKAEVIVVENNLEIPDMVADGKVDVMITDSIEAIRYGKDNPRLYAALADRTFTKSQMGYLMHRGDSIFSNWVDLWMQEMKLKGEFTKLEKKWLD; encoded by the coding sequence ATGAATAAAAGTAGATTATTAAAAGGAGTGTTAGCCTTATCTCTATTTGCGTCTGGTTATTTTGCAGCTGCTGCTACTCCTTATGCTAATGCTAATTCAGACCAGTCTGTAAAGGTAATTGTTGATGGAAAAGGAGTGACGGGGCAATTGGTTGAGGGTCATGCGGTAGTATCTGCTCGTGCGATGGCCGATGCTCTCGGTCGTGTCGTAACTTGGGATTCAAAAGAAAACACAGTGCAGATTGAATCGCGGTTGGATACCATTATTAAAAGAGGAGTCATTCGAATTGGAACAACAGGGGATTACAAACCGTTTACTTACCTTAATCCAGAAACCAATACATATGAAGGACATGATATTGATACGGCAAAGCAGCTAGCTAAGGATTTAGGCGTAGAAGTAGAATTTGTACAAACTTCTTGGAGAAGACTGATGGATGATCTCTTGGCAGATAAATTTGATATAGCAATGGGTGGGATCTCTCGCACCTTGGAGCGTCAAAAGAAAGCTCAATTAACTACTCCATATCTAGACTATGGAAAATCTCCGTTGATTCGTCCTGAAGATAAGGATAAGTTTACAAGCCTTGATGCTATCGATCAACCTGGAGTTAAGATTGGGGTAAATCCTGGCGGTACGAATCAAAAGTTCGTAAATGAACATATAAAGAAAGCTGAAGTTATTGTCGTTGAGAATAACTTAGAGATTCCTGATATGGTTGCAGATGGTAAAGTGGACGTCATGATCACGGATAGTATTGAAGCTATCCGTTATGGAAAAGATAACCCTCGCCTCTACGCAGCCTTGGCCGATCGTACATTCACCAAAAGCCAGATGGGATACCTAATGCACCGTGGAGACTCGATCTTCTCGAATTGGGTTGATCTTTGGATGCAAGAGATGAAACTTAAAGGTGAATTTACAAAACTTGAAAAGAAATGGCTAGACTAG